Proteins encoded together in one Oceanobacillus iheyensis HTE831 window:
- a CDS encoding extracellular solute-binding protein gives MNKKRFLFTCFLLILLLVLTACNNENASSEESNEDFNEDEVYSFSIMANLHTPEVPGDVILDILEEKTNTEIEFQWVPDNNYEDRLNTAFATNTLPEAVFMKNQTTFMQFKDAIRDDQFWEVGPYLEEFENLGNLKEEVLENTKVDGKIYSLYQGRPLSRQGIIYRKDWADNLGLSAPTTTDEFMEMARAFTEDDPDGNGKDDTFGLTDRSDLVYGAFKTVSSWFGTPNNWGEQDGELVPEFMFPEYKQAMDFFKEMHENGYINKDFPVTSKVDQQEFIKNGSSGIYVGSMGDVVTLHSDAAAINPDVVYDVHNQVEGPNGEYNTWAIPGYGNLVMFPKSTVESEEELKRILGFFDALMDPELSNSIYWGVEGEHYTVKEGGAVPTEDQALFDREVKPYQAIEIGEAETNGRYEGFFEYEPKAKSEELFKDNENYLIHDPTITLDSETNIQDGSRLLQIMTDATYQYILGQIDEEGFDSAIENWKSQGGEAIIEEFNASYAEQN, from the coding sequence ATGAACAAAAAAAGATTTCTGTTTACCTGTTTTTTACTTATTTTATTACTTGTTCTGACAGCGTGCAATAACGAAAATGCTTCAAGTGAGGAAAGCAATGAAGATTTTAATGAAGATGAAGTTTATTCTTTTTCCATTATGGCAAATCTTCATACGCCTGAAGTACCTGGAGATGTAATTTTGGATATTTTAGAAGAGAAAACAAACACAGAGATTGAGTTTCAGTGGGTACCAGATAATAACTATGAAGATAGGTTAAACACAGCATTCGCTACTAATACACTTCCAGAAGCAGTATTTATGAAAAACCAGACAACATTTATGCAATTTAAAGATGCAATAAGAGATGATCAATTCTGGGAAGTCGGTCCTTATTTAGAAGAGTTTGAAAACCTAGGTAATCTTAAAGAAGAAGTATTAGAAAATACAAAAGTTGATGGTAAAATCTATTCTTTATATCAAGGAAGACCATTATCAAGACAAGGGATAATATACAGAAAAGACTGGGCTGATAATCTAGGTCTTTCTGCACCAACAACGACTGACGAGTTTATGGAAATGGCACGTGCTTTCACTGAGGATGATCCAGATGGCAATGGTAAAGATGATACGTTTGGCCTTACCGACCGAAGCGATTTGGTTTATGGTGCTTTTAAAACAGTATCCTCATGGTTTGGTACTCCGAATAATTGGGGAGAGCAAGATGGAGAGTTGGTTCCTGAATTCATGTTCCCTGAATATAAACAAGCGATGGACTTTTTTAAGGAAATGCATGAAAACGGATACATCAATAAAGATTTCCCAGTAACAAGTAAAGTAGATCAACAAGAATTTATTAAAAATGGATCTTCCGGAATTTATGTAGGATCTATGGGTGACGTAGTAACTTTACACAGTGATGCTGCTGCTATTAATCCAGATGTAGTATATGATGTCCACAATCAAGTTGAAGGACCTAATGGTGAATATAACACGTGGGCAATTCCTGGATATGGAAACTTAGTAATGTTTCCTAAAAGTACTGTTGAATCAGAAGAAGAATTGAAAAGAATACTTGGATTTTTTGATGCATTAATGGATCCAGAACTGTCAAATTCCATTTATTGGGGAGTAGAAGGTGAACATTATACAGTAAAAGAAGGTGGAGCTGTTCCAACAGAGGATCAGGCGTTATTTGACAGGGAAGTAAAACCTTATCAGGCGATTGAAATTGGTGAGGCGGAGACAAATGGAAGATACGAAGGATTTTTTGAATACGAGCCAAAAGCGAAGTCGGAAGAATTGTTTAAAGATAATGAAAATTATTTAATTCATGATCCAACGATAACATTGGATTCTGAAACTAATATTCAAGATGGTTCGAGGTTATTACAAATCATGACAGATGCAACATACCAATATATTCTCGGACAAATCGATGAGGAAGGATTTGATTCTGCAATAGAAAATTGGAAATCTCAAGGGGGCGAAGCGATTATCGAGGAGTTTAATGCTTCCTATGCAGAACAGAATTAA
- a CDS encoding ABC transporter permease, whose protein sequence is MESASIKKSRRHEILKNIKKNKLIYLMILPGILYFFIYKYLPMTGLVISFQDYKPYLGISGSEWVGFEHFERLFTSPDFWMIFRNTLILFALQIIIFFPIPIIISLMLNEVRHSLYKRGIQTLIYIPHFMSWVVIVSISYVMLTLDGGIINSLIEYFGFEKINFLMNEEWFRPMYILQVIWREAGWGTIIFLAAITGVDPQLYEAAKMDGANRLRQMWHITLPAIRSVIIIMLILKIGDVLELGFEHVYLLLNASNREVGEIFDTYVYTAGLQQGQFSYSTAVGFFKGVVGLILVIFANRLAKRFGEEGIY, encoded by the coding sequence ATGGAAAGTGCATCCATCAAGAAGAGTCGGAGACATGAAATCTTAAAAAACATCAAGAAAAACAAACTGATTTACTTAATGATACTTCCGGGTATTCTTTATTTTTTTATCTACAAATATTTACCGATGACGGGGTTAGTGATTTCTTTTCAGGATTACAAACCATACCTAGGAATTAGTGGGAGCGAGTGGGTAGGATTTGAGCATTTTGAACGTTTATTTACTAGTCCAGATTTTTGGATGATTTTTAGAAATACACTTATTCTTTTTGCTCTACAGATTATCATATTTTTCCCGATCCCAATTATCATTTCTTTAATGCTAAATGAAGTAAGACATTCTTTATACAAAAGAGGTATACAAACACTTATATATATTCCTCATTTTATGTCATGGGTTGTAATCGTTTCCATAAGTTATGTGATGCTGACATTAGATGGAGGGATTATTAATTCACTAATTGAGTATTTTGGATTTGAAAAAATAAACTTTTTAATGAATGAAGAATGGTTTCGACCAATGTATATTCTTCAAGTGATTTGGAGGGAAGCTGGTTGGGGAACAATCATCTTTCTAGCAGCGATTACAGGTGTGGATCCACAATTATATGAAGCTGCAAAAATGGATGGTGCTAATCGATTACGGCAGATGTGGCACATTACATTACCAGCGATTCGAAGTGTGATAATCATTATGCTAATACTAAAGATTGGCGATGTGTTGGAACTTGGTTTTGAGCATGTTTATCTATTATTAAATGCATCGAATCGAGAAGTTGGTGAAATATTTGACACGTATGTGTATACTGCTGGACTTCAACAAGGTCAGTTTAGTTACAGTACAGCTGTTGGCTTCTTTAAAGGGGTGGTCGGGCTTATATTAGTCATTTTTGCAAACCGACTAGCAAAACGATTTGGGGAAGAAGGTATCTATTAA